The following proteins come from a genomic window of Streptomyces sp. Sge12:
- the orn gene encoding oligoribonuclease, with amino-acid sequence MNDRMVWIDCEMTGLSLADDALIEVAALVTDSELNVLGEGVDIVIRPPDAALETMPDVVREMHTASGLLDELAGGTTLADAEAQVLAYVREHVKEPRKAPLCGNSVGTDRGFLLRDMAALEGYLHYRIVDVSSVKELARRWYPRAYFNSPPKNGNHRALADIKDSITELRYYREAVFVPQPGPDSDTARGIAAKHATPGA; translated from the coding sequence ATGAACGATCGCATGGTGTGGATCGACTGCGAGATGACCGGGCTCTCGTTGGCGGACGACGCACTTATCGAGGTGGCCGCACTGGTCACCGACTCGGAGCTCAACGTGCTCGGCGAAGGCGTGGACATCGTGATCCGCCCGCCGGACGCCGCCCTGGAAACCATGCCCGACGTGGTGCGCGAGATGCACACCGCCTCCGGCCTGCTCGACGAGCTGGCCGGCGGGACCACCCTCGCGGACGCCGAGGCGCAGGTCCTGGCCTACGTGCGGGAGCACGTGAAGGAACCCCGCAAGGCGCCGCTGTGCGGAAACTCGGTCGGCACCGACCGCGGCTTCCTGCTGCGCGACATGGCCGCGCTGGAGGGCTACCTGCACTACCGGATCGTGGACGTGTCCTCGGTCAAGGAGCTCGCGCGCCGCTGGTACCCGCGGGCGTACTTCAACAGCCCGCCGAAGAACGGCAACCACCGGGCGCTGGCGGACATCAAGGACTCCATCACCGAGCTGCGCTACTACCGGGAGGCGGTCTTCGTGCCGCAGCCCGGGCCCGACTCGGACACGGCCCGCGGCATCGCCGCCAAGCACGCCACGCCCGGCGCCTAG
- a CDS encoding helix-turn-helix domain-containing protein, with translation MSQDSTAVVTADAGRKLAGRRRREIVAVLLFSGGPIFESSIPLSVFGIDRQDAGVPRYRLLVCAGEDGPLRTTGGLELTAPYGLEAIARAGTVVVPAWRSITSPPPPEALDALRLAHEEGARIVGLCTGAFVLAAAGLLDGRPATTHWMYAPTLAKRYPSVHVDPRELFVDDGDVLTSAGTAAGIDLCLHIVRTDHGSEAAGALARRLVVPPRRTGGQERYLDRSLPEEIGADPLAEVVAWALEHLHEQFDVETLAARAYMSRRTFDRRFRSLTGSAPLQWLITQRVLQAQRLLETSDYSVDEVAGRCGFRSPVALRGHFRRQLGSSPAAYRSAYRARRPQADVAQVAEINSGPVPHQRTPQPHRAAAALAAAGPTVTELYAPGRALREHA, from the coding sequence ATGAGCCAGGATTCCACCGCCGTCGTCACAGCAGACGCCGGCCGGAAGCTCGCGGGGCGTCGCCGCAGGGAGATCGTCGCGGTGCTGCTCTTCAGCGGCGGACCGATCTTCGAGAGCTCCATTCCACTTTCCGTGTTCGGCATTGACCGGCAGGACGCGGGAGTTCCACGCTACCGATTGCTCGTGTGCGCCGGTGAGGACGGTCCGCTCAGGACCACCGGCGGACTCGAACTGACCGCGCCATACGGGTTGGAGGCGATCGCCCGGGCAGGAACGGTCGTCGTTCCCGCCTGGCGCTCCATCACTTCACCGCCACCGCCGGAGGCGCTCGACGCACTGCGTCTGGCGCACGAGGAGGGGGCCCGGATCGTAGGCCTGTGCACGGGAGCCTTCGTGCTCGCCGCCGCAGGCCTGCTGGACGGCCGGCCCGCGACGACGCACTGGATGTACGCGCCGACGCTCGCCAAGCGGTACCCGTCCGTCCATGTCGACCCGCGCGAACTGTTCGTCGACGACGGCGACGTGCTCACGTCCGCCGGCACGGCGGCCGGAATCGATCTGTGCCTGCACATCGTGCGCACGGACCACGGCAGTGAGGCGGCCGGGGCCCTGGCCCGCAGGCTCGTCGTACCGCCGCGGCGCACGGGCGGCCAGGAACGCTATCTCGACCGGTCGCTGCCGGAGGAGATCGGCGCCGACCCGCTGGCCGAGGTCGTCGCCTGGGCCCTGGAACACCTCCACGAGCAGTTCGACGTGGAGACGCTGGCCGCCCGCGCCTACATGAGCAGGCGCACCTTCGACCGGCGGTTCCGCTCGCTCACCGGCAGCGCTCCGCTCCAGTGGCTGATCACGCAGCGGGTGCTCCAGGCCCAGCGGCTGCTGGAGACCTCCGACTACTCGGTCGACGAGGTCGCCGGACGCTGCGGCTTCCGTTCGCCGGTCGCCCTGCGGGGTCACTTCCGGCGGCAGCTGGGGTCCTCCCCGGCCGCCTACCGCTCCGCCTACCGGGCACGCCGGCCGCAGGCCGACGTGGCACAGGTGGCCGAGATCAACTCCGGTCCGGTGCCGCACCAGCGCACCCCGCAGCCCCACCGGGCGGCGGCGGCCCTGGCCGCGGCGGGTCCCACGGTGACGGAGCTGTACGCACCGGGGCGGGCGCTGCGGGAACACGCGTAG
- a CDS encoding ABC transporter substrate-binding protein, producing the protein MRVRARTRARSRRTLLTAVTAVGAAALLLAGCAQDPGEGAGKGAPAAGKSGGGATTTLTVGVFGAFGLQEAGLYDEYMAQNPGIRIEQTSIERNENYYPQLLTHLGTGSGLADIQAVEVNNIAEITATQADKLVDLAKAPGVDKAAYLPWKWAQGTASAAKGGATVGLGTDIGPQGICYRKDLFEAAGLPTDRAAVGALWAGDWNKYLEAGRAYKAKAGEGKAFVDSASGVMAAVTGSSAQRFYDEQGKVVYKTNPAVRGAFDLAASFATDGLSAKLQQFTPAWDQGFSNGSFATVSCPAWMLGYIQDKAGPAGKDKWDVAQAPKPSNWGGSFLVVPKAGKHAEEAAKLAAWLTAPAQQAKLFEKRGSFPSASAAYKLPSVSGAQHAYFGGAPIGEIFAKAAEGVPVTVVGPKDLVIAQNLADIGMLQVDQKGRSPQEGWEAAVKAIDNALDQ; encoded by the coding sequence ATGCGCGTCCGAGCCCGAACCCGAGCCCGATCCCGAAGAACCCTCCTCACAGCAGTCACCGCCGTCGGAGCGGCGGCCCTGCTGCTCGCGGGGTGCGCCCAGGACCCCGGGGAGGGCGCCGGGAAGGGCGCCCCGGCCGCCGGCAAGTCCGGCGGCGGCGCCACCACCACGCTCACCGTCGGCGTCTTCGGGGCCTTCGGCCTCCAGGAGGCCGGGCTCTACGACGAGTACATGGCGCAGAATCCCGGGATCCGCATCGAGCAGACCTCCATCGAGCGCAACGAGAACTACTACCCCCAGCTCCTCACCCACCTGGGGACGGGCAGCGGGCTCGCCGACATCCAGGCCGTCGAGGTCAACAACATCGCCGAGATCACCGCCACCCAGGCCGACAAGCTGGTGGACCTGGCCAAGGCACCCGGCGTGGACAAGGCCGCGTACCTGCCCTGGAAGTGGGCGCAGGGCACGGCGAGCGCCGCCAAGGGCGGGGCCACGGTCGGCCTCGGCACCGACATAGGCCCGCAGGGCATCTGCTACCGCAAGGACCTCTTCGAGGCGGCGGGGCTGCCCACCGACCGGGCGGCGGTCGGGGCGCTGTGGGCGGGCGACTGGAACAAGTACCTGGAGGCGGGCCGCGCGTACAAGGCGAAGGCCGGTGAGGGGAAGGCCTTCGTGGACTCGGCGTCGGGCGTGATGGCGGCGGTGACCGGCAGCAGCGCCCAGCGGTTCTACGACGAGCAGGGCAAGGTCGTCTACAAGACCAACCCGGCGGTGCGCGGGGCCTTCGACCTGGCGGCCTCCTTCGCCACCGACGGGCTGAGCGCCAAGCTCCAGCAGTTCACCCCGGCCTGGGACCAGGGCTTCTCCAACGGCTCGTTCGCGACGGTCTCCTGCCCGGCCTGGATGCTCGGCTACATCCAGGACAAGGCGGGCCCGGCGGGCAAGGACAAGTGGGACGTGGCGCAGGCCCCGAAGCCCAGCAACTGGGGCGGTTCCTTCCTGGTGGTGCCGAAGGCGGGCAAGCACGCGGAGGAGGCGGCGAAGCTGGCGGCCTGGCTGACGGCCCCGGCGCAGCAGGCGAAGCTCTTCGAGAAGCGGGGCAGTTTCCCGAGCGCGAGCGCCGCCTACAAGCTGCCGTCGGTGTCGGGTGCGCAGCACGCGTACTTCGGCGGCGCTCCGATCGGCGAGATCTTCGCGAAGGCGGCCGAGGGGGTGCCGGTGACCGTGGTCGGTCCGAAGGACCTGGTGATCGCTCAGAACCTGGCGGACATCGGGATGCTCCAGGTCGACCAGAAGGGGCGCAGCCCGCAGGAGGGCTGGGAGGCCGCGGTGAAGGCGATCGACAACGCCTTGGACCAGTGA
- a CDS encoding universal stress protein, translating into MAGHEFSEPADRKRKRVADPASAADLRAVEQTRTHCDPAFRHGVVVGFDGSTSSERALAYAIGMARRSGSGLIIVHVANRLPTTVWAGCEPPVFVDVPDHRTEVLGLELACADYLAEVPWILVERGGDICHELEEVGREYSADAIVVGSTHGIVGRIFGSVAGRLAKRAQRPVVVIP; encoded by the coding sequence ATGGCCGGTCACGAATTCTCCGAACCCGCGGACCGCAAGCGCAAACGCGTCGCCGACCCCGCGTCGGCCGCCGATCTGCGCGCGGTGGAACAGACACGCACGCACTGCGATCCGGCCTTCCGGCACGGGGTCGTTGTGGGATTCGACGGATCCACGTCGAGCGAGCGCGCGCTCGCCTATGCGATCGGCATGGCCCGTCGCTCCGGATCCGGTCTGATCATCGTCCATGTCGCCAACCGGCTGCCCACCACGGTGTGGGCCGGCTGCGAACCGCCCGTCTTCGTCGACGTGCCGGACCATCGGACCGAGGTGCTCGGGCTGGAACTCGCCTGCGCGGACTACCTGGCGGAAGTGCCGTGGATCCTGGTCGAGCGCGGTGGTGACATCTGCCATGAGCTGGAGGAGGTCGGCCGGGAGTATTCGGCCGACGCCATCGTGGTCGGCTCCACGCACGGGATCGTCGGCCGGATCTTCGGCTCGGTCGCCGGCCGCCTGGCCAAGCGCGCGCAGCGACCCGTCGTTGTCATTCCTTGA
- a CDS encoding LacI family DNA-binding transcriptional regulator has product MNGHGRSGGRPTLEEVAARAGVGRGTASRVINGSSKVSEQTRVAVEAAVAELGYVPNRAARALAANRTDAIALVIPEPEARFFAEPYFSEVVRGVGAALAETEVQLVLTLAGGDRERRRLSQYLAGHRVDGVLLVSVHAGDPLPELLAELGIPTVISGRRSAAETLPSVDSDNLAGAAEAVRHLLDRGRRTIATITGPLDVYGAQCRLDGYRQALATAGHAADEPLIAVGDFTEEGGRRAMRELLERRPALDAVFAASDVMAAGARRELRAAGRRIPEDVALVGFDDSVVARHMDPPLTSVRQPIEEMGRTMTAMLLGRIAGETGEAAAVLPNRLVVRESS; this is encoded by the coding sequence ATGAACGGGCACGGGCGCAGCGGGGGACGGCCGACCCTGGAGGAGGTGGCGGCGCGCGCCGGAGTCGGGCGCGGCACGGCCTCCCGGGTGATCAACGGATCCTCCAAGGTCAGCGAGCAGACCAGGGTCGCCGTCGAGGCGGCCGTGGCCGAGCTGGGATACGTACCGAACCGCGCCGCACGCGCCCTCGCGGCCAACCGCACCGACGCCATCGCCCTCGTGATCCCCGAACCCGAGGCCCGCTTCTTCGCCGAGCCCTACTTCTCCGAAGTGGTCCGCGGGGTCGGCGCCGCCCTCGCCGAGACCGAGGTGCAGCTCGTCCTCACCCTGGCCGGCGGCGACCGCGAGCGCCGCCGCCTCTCCCAGTACCTGGCCGGGCACCGCGTCGACGGAGTGCTCCTCGTCTCCGTCCACGCCGGGGACCCGCTGCCGGAGCTGCTGGCCGAGCTCGGCATCCCGACGGTGATCAGCGGCCGCCGCTCCGCCGCCGAGACCCTGCCCAGCGTGGACTCCGACAACCTGGCGGGCGCGGCCGAGGCGGTACGCCACCTCCTCGACCGGGGCCGCCGCACGATCGCCACGATCACCGGCCCGCTGGACGTGTACGGCGCCCAGTGCCGCCTCGACGGCTACCGGCAGGCCCTGGCCACCGCCGGGCACGCCGCCGACGAGCCGCTGATCGCGGTCGGCGACTTCACCGAGGAGGGCGGCCGACGGGCCATGCGCGAACTGCTGGAGCGCCGCCCCGCGCTCGACGCCGTCTTCGCCGCCTCGGACGTCATGGCGGCCGGCGCCCGCAGGGAGCTGCGCGCGGCCGGCCGCCGGATCCCCGAGGACGTGGCGCTGGTCGGCTTCGACGACTCCGTGGTGGCCCGGCACATGGACCCGCCGCTGACCAGCGTCCGGCAGCCGATCGAGGAGATGGGCCGGACCATGACGGCGATGCTGCTGGGAAGGATCGCGGGGGAGACGGGCGAGGCGGCCGCCGTGCTGCCGAACCGGCTGGTGGTCCGGGAATCGTCCTGA
- a CDS encoding carbohydrate ABC transporter permease has protein sequence MTDETAVLSPSAVGPERPAAEGGGRGRPGQVWRSRRYRWDLRWSPYAFVAPFFLFFAAFGLFPLLYTGWAALHQVELTDPDSMTWVGLRNFTRLWDDEFFWNALRNTVTIGLLSTVPQLAIALGLAHLLNYRLRGSAFFRVAVLTPYATSVAAATLVFVLLFGRDYGMVNWALSAVGFDAVDWQNGTFASQFAVSTIVIWRWTGYNALIYLAAMQAVPGELYESAALDGASRFQQFLHVTVPSLRPTIFFTCVVSTIGATQLFGEPLLFNGGAGATGGSDHQFQTLGLYLYEQGWVNLHLGRASAIAWAMFLILLLIAGAARLLRGRKDDSR, from the coding sequence GTGACGGACGAGACGGCTGTTCTGTCCCCTTCCGCCGTCGGCCCGGAGCGGCCGGCGGCGGAGGGGGGCGGCCGGGGCCGGCCGGGCCAGGTGTGGCGTTCGCGCCGCTACCGCTGGGACCTGCGCTGGAGCCCGTACGCCTTCGTGGCGCCCTTCTTCCTCTTCTTCGCGGCCTTCGGGCTGTTCCCGCTGCTCTACACGGGCTGGGCGGCGCTGCACCAGGTGGAGCTGACGGATCCCGACAGCATGACGTGGGTGGGGCTGCGGAACTTCACCCGGCTGTGGGACGACGAGTTCTTCTGGAACGCCCTGCGCAACACGGTGACCATCGGGCTGCTGTCGACGGTGCCGCAGCTGGCGATCGCGCTGGGCCTGGCCCATCTGCTCAACTACCGGCTGCGGGGCTCGGCGTTCTTCCGGGTCGCGGTGCTCACCCCGTACGCGACCTCGGTGGCGGCGGCCACGCTCGTCTTCGTGCTGCTCTTCGGCCGGGACTACGGGATGGTCAACTGGGCGCTGTCGGCGGTGGGTTTCGACGCGGTCGACTGGCAGAACGGCACCTTCGCCTCCCAGTTCGCGGTCTCCACCATCGTGATCTGGCGGTGGACCGGCTACAACGCGCTGATCTACCTGGCGGCCATGCAGGCCGTACCGGGCGAGTTGTACGAGTCCGCCGCGCTGGACGGGGCCTCGCGCTTCCAGCAGTTCCTCCATGTCACGGTGCCCTCGCTGCGGCCGACCATCTTCTTCACCTGCGTGGTGTCGACGATCGGGGCGACGCAGCTGTTCGGCGAGCCCCTGCTGTTCAACGGCGGGGCGGGCGCGACGGGCGGCTCGGACCACCAGTTCCAGACGCTCGGGCTGTACCTGTACGAGCAGGGCTGGGTGAACCTGCACCTCGGGCGGGCCTCGGCGATCGCGTGGGCGATGTTCCTGATCCTGCTGCTGATCGCCGGGGCCGCACGGCTGCTGCGCGGACGGAAGGACGACTCCCGATGA
- a CDS encoding RNA-guided endonuclease InsQ/TnpB family protein — protein sequence MTTPGRAEDAGHFARYTFRLRVSSTARASLLDEWDRIRWIWNECVAKSKQVHAWNMTKADGMDKRTCGPAQLDRMLTEARKANAWLREGASVPQQQLVRDFGRSRAKAQKDIKDRLPMARRAGMPKYRKKREGAPSLNYTKRGFRLKNGTLHLAGGIILTVVWSRELPADPSSVRVHQDSLGHWYCSFVVPAQTELLPATGQVIGIDWGVRETATTTSDHHDLPHAEHGRKAAAKLTRYDRMMARRKPERGRAASKGHRTAKRQRAKLHKKVARQRQDAARKWAKSVVRDHDALAVEDFRPKFLAKTTMARKAADAAIGATKKALIEMGRKHGRAMHLVHPAHTTMDCAQCGARAKHALPLGERTYTCTACGAVSPRDKNSARVMLVRAGLTPAGADRGRPPGAPPREAA from the coding sequence ATGACGACACCAGGAAGGGCCGAGGATGCCGGGCATTTCGCCCGATACACCTTCAGGCTTCGGGTGTCATCCACTGCCCGTGCCTCCCTACTGGACGAGTGGGACCGAATCCGGTGGATCTGGAACGAGTGCGTGGCCAAGTCCAAGCAAGTCCACGCATGGAACATGACCAAGGCCGACGGCATGGACAAGCGCACCTGCGGTCCGGCGCAACTCGACAGAATGCTGACCGAGGCCCGGAAGGCCAACGCCTGGCTGAGAGAAGGCGCCTCGGTCCCGCAGCAGCAGCTGGTACGTGACTTCGGCAGGTCCAGGGCCAAGGCGCAGAAGGACATCAAGGACCGCCTACCCATGGCACGTCGGGCCGGGATGCCCAAGTACAGGAAGAAGCGTGAGGGCGCCCCGTCGCTGAATTACACAAAGCGTGGCTTCCGCCTGAAGAACGGCACTCTGCACCTGGCCGGGGGCATCATCCTGACGGTGGTGTGGTCGCGGGAGCTGCCCGCCGACCCGTCCAGCGTGCGCGTCCATCAGGACAGCCTCGGACACTGGTACTGCTCATTCGTCGTCCCGGCCCAAACCGAGTTGCTGCCTGCAACCGGACAGGTCATCGGTATCGACTGGGGCGTGCGCGAGACCGCGACCACCACCAGTGACCATCACGATCTGCCGCACGCCGAGCACGGCAGGAAGGCTGCCGCGAAGCTGACCCGGTACGACCGCATGATGGCCCGCCGGAAGCCCGAGAGAGGGCGGGCCGCGTCCAAGGGCCACCGCACGGCGAAGAGACAGCGCGCCAAGCTCCACAAGAAGGTCGCCCGGCAGCGGCAGGATGCAGCCCGGAAGTGGGCCAAGTCGGTGGTGCGCGACCACGATGCCCTTGCGGTGGAGGATTTCCGGCCGAAGTTCCTCGCGAAGACCACCATGGCCAGGAAGGCAGCCGACGCCGCCATCGGCGCCACCAAAAAGGCCCTGATCGAAATGGGCCGCAAGCACGGACGCGCCATGCACCTGGTGCACCCCGCGCACACCACGATGGACTGCGCGCAGTGCGGAGCGAGAGCCAAGCACGCACTGCCGCTGGGAGAGCGCACCTACACCTGCACCGCGTGCGGAGCCGTGTCCCCACGGGACAAGAACTCCGCACGCGTGATGCTCGTCCGGGCAGGCCTGACCCCGGCTGGTGCTGATCGCGGAAGACCTCCCGGGGCGCCGCCCCGGGAGGCTGCGTGA